The genomic interval ATAATATTACACAAATCATCAATCACATCATTAACTGCAGATGTATTGTCATTATTTTGTAGAATTTCTATAATTCCATTAATACAGTCTAAAATCATTTTATAACCTCTTTATATTTTTTAAAAATTAACAATCTATTTAATTTTATAACATCTTAGTTTTTATAGTTTATACTATTTATAAACTAAGACTCAATTTTTATATTCTTTAATATTAATTCCACAAAATGGGCATAGGACGGTATTCTCTTTAACTTTATTACCACATTTTGGACAGTAGGTTCCTAATTTCAATGGTTCTTTGTTCTTTCTATCTTTATGTAATATGGATTCTTTAATCCTTTCAAATTCTTTTAATGACTGGGGGTTCCATTCATTCTCAATTAAAATCTTTTTTGCAAGATATGCCTCTGTCATTGTGTCGAAAGAACCGAATTTTTTATCTCCTTTAACTATTGTGAATTTATTTATTTTATGATTGAATTCTAATTTACCTTCAATCCTGGATTTGTCTATTTTATTATGTTTTATCTGTCCCTTTGGTCTTTTTTCTGGAAAGGGAGGCAAATCCATATTTTCATATTTGTTTTCTAAATCACATTCAACAAGTAAATCATAGTCAAAGTTACAGTAAATTAAACAATCCCTTTCATATAATGCATCACTTAATTTACTAAATTCTCCATAATCTTTATTTTTGTGTTTTATTCGATAATGGTCTCCTACACGGACAATATTCCTATAAAAGTATCTAATATCGATTTCTTTAATAGAATCCCCTCCATACCATTATCTATTTAAAATATTTCTTCTTAAAAAACAGTTTATTTGTAAGTATTTCTTTGATTTTTTTATTTAATAAAGTTTATTAACTTTACAAATTCATTAACTGTTAAACTTTAATTCTATTTTTTTTGCTTATTTCATTTATTGTAAATTTATTTAGTGCCTATATTATTTTTTATTTTAAAAAAATTATTATATACTTTTAAATAAATTATTATTCATGTTAACAATAGAAAATGGATTGGTTTTAAAGGGTTCTAATCTTGATCCTGTTTATGAAAATATATTAATAGATGATGGAGTGATTATAGAAATCTCTAAAGAGGTTAAAGAAGGTAGGACAATAGACGCCTCTGGTTGTATTGTATCTCCTAGTTTTCTAAATGCCCATGTTCATATTGGTGATTCCATTATTAAAGATGAAGGTGATGGTTTAAGTTTAAGTCAGATGGTTAAACCTCCAAATGGTATTAAGCATAAGGCTTTGGAAAATGCAGAACCTGAGGATATTGTTCAGGCTATGAAATCATCTATGAAGGATATGCTTTCAAGTGGAACCACCCACTTTATTGATTATAGGGAAGGTGGAGTCGAAGGTGTGAAATTACTTCGAAAGGCTTCTTGCAATCTTCCAATAAATCCGATTATTTTGGGAAGGGATAATAGTTTCTATGGTGAAGATCCTGATATGAATCTTGTAAAAAGACAGTTACATAAACTCTTAAAATATGGTGACGGTGTAGGTTTAAGTGGTTTTGGTGAGATATCCGCTGAAGTTTCAGAGTTAATATCCTCGGAGTGTGCTAAACATAATAAGATATCCTCAATACATACTGCAGAGTCTATAAATGCTCAAAATAAATCGATTGAAAAAACAGGTTTAAGTGAGATTCAAAGGGCTGTGGATTCTTCTCTAGATCAGGTTGTTCATTGTACTAATCCTGTTGGTGATGATATTAAACATCTAAAAGAATTTAATACATCTGTGGTTTTATGTCCTAGGGCAAATGCCACATTGAATGTTGGGATACCTCCAATAGATGATGTCCTATGTGAGAATATTCATCCACTTATCGGGTCTGATAATATAATGTTGAATGCTCCAAATATAATGAGGGATTTGGAATTTTCACTAAAACTAGCAAGAGCATATTATAGGAAATATTTCAATCCAAAATTTTTCTTTGAAATGGCAACAACAAATATTTATAAATCTAAAAAGACTAATCCCCGTTTATATGATGTAGTAGGTAAAACTGTTATTGAGGAAGGTAGTTCTCCACAGTTAACAATTTTAAGGAAACTATCAAAAAACCCTTATTTAAGTATAATTAATAGGACTGAAACAAAAAATATATTATATGTAATGAATAAAAATACACTTGTAGATTATAGTAATAATCAAAATTATAATGATTAATTAAATTTTCTTTAAAAAATGATAGATTATAGAAAATTTTTTTTAATTATCAATTAAAAATTATTTCACATAATAACTTAAATCTAAGTTGTTTTATGGATATATGGGATAAAAGGGTAAATGTAATATGATTTCCATATATTTTTTGATTTATAGTACCCGTTATTTAATTTATATATTTCAAGGAGATTTAAAAATGTACAAAAAAATATTATTACCTACTGATGGTTCAAAATATTCTGAGAATGCAGAACAACATGCACTTTTCCTAGCTGAAAAATCAGGTGCTGAAATTATTGCATTAAGTGTAATTGAAAATGGTTTTTCAATAGGTCTTCCATCAGATGATACTATTTATGAAATAAATCAAATGCTCAAAGAAGAAACTAAACAAAATCTTAAAAGAGTTGAAGAGATTAGAGATGAAGTTGATAGTAGTATTAAAGTAACTAGTTTAGTTAAAGAGGGATCTCCTGCTGCAGTAATTTTAGATGTTGCTGAAGATGAAGATGTTGATTTAATTGTTATAGGTAGTTCAGGTAAAACTGGATTTGATAGATTTTTAATGGGTAGTGTAGCATCTAAAGTTGTTAAATCAGCTAAATGCTCAGTACTTGTTGTAAATTAAATCTTTAATTTTTAATAATTTATAATTTAATTGAAAAAATAGTTATCTATTAAAATTACTGGATATCTACAATTTGTAATTAAGTTTATAAATTAATTATTCGAAGATATTAAAAATTAATTATTGATTGATTTAATATTATTTTATGATTAATCTTCTATTTTTTTAATTTCGATAATTTATTTTAAAACTTATAAAATATTTTATTAAATTAACTAAAAAATGGTGGAATTATGTTAATAAAAAGAATAGTGTCTAAAAACGTTGTAAGCGTTTCTGTTCCAGGTAATAGACATAAAGCTTTAGAATTAATGAAAAAAGAAGATGTTTCTGTTGTACCTGTAACTAAAGGAGATACTAAAAAAGTTATTGGAATATTAACTCGTTCTGATTTAATTAATAATCCTGACGAGGAACAAATTGCTCTTTTAATGAGTAGAAAATTGGTAACTGCAAAACCAAATGAGGAAGTAAGTGTAGTTGCTAAGAGAATGTTAGATAATAATGTTAGAAGAGTTCCTGTTGTAAATGATGATGATGAACTCGTAGGTATTATAACAAGCTATGATCTTGTAACCTCAGCACTTGCAAAATTGGATGTTTCAATTCCAGTTGAAGATTTCATGATTACTAATGTTCCAACTACTTGGGATGAGGCACCATTAAATGTGGCTTTTGAATCAATGAAATTCTTTGGTTTAAAATCTATTTTAGCTTTAAACAGTAATTGTAAATTAACTGGTATATTGACCGAGACAGACTTTATTGCAGAAAGTGAAATTATCTCTGAAAGAACTGAGCATAGTTCTACAGTAGGTACTGAAGGAGATAAATGGTCATGGGATAGTACCTCAATATTATACATTGAGAAAAACCATCTTAAATTTACAAATAAACTTGTAAAAGATGTTGCAACCTCAAATGTTGCAACTGCAAATTCAAAAACAAAAGTATCTGATTGTGCTAAAAAAATGAAAGAATTAAACATTGAACAGATTCCTGTTACTGATGTTGATGGTGAAATCTTAGGTCTTGTTCGTGCTAGTGACTTAATGAAAGCACTTATTGATGCAGAATAGACCATCTCTTATTCTTTTATTTTTTTATCAAATTATTTCTTTGTTTTAATTTTTTTAACTTTTTTTATTGTTTCAAATTAGTATTGTTTAAATTTAATAAAAACAAATATTATTATTAACTAACTTTTTATTTTTATTAAGTGAATTTATAAAAAAATGATTTAACGGAGTAATGATATGTCATCTGAACCGATTTTGGTAATTAGAACAAGTCAAAGGAAAATTATTATTAGAGCTCGTATTGAAGATGATTATGTTGAAAATGAAATTCTTTTAAGTCCTATTTTAGCAATGTATAGAAGAAATAATGATAATATTATTAAAAATTTCTTGGATCTTTTTGAATCTTCTGTTAAAAGAACTATAAATGAATTTATACCTCATAAAACTTTAAATATGGATTACAATGTAATTGCAGATGATGATTTAGATAATGCTACACAATTATCTGTTAATGTAACTAATATTGAAGCAGATAATCTAAAATTCCGTATTGATGGTGGAGAATTTACTATCTTTAATTTAAATCCCGAAAGAAATGAGAAAGTTCCATATGATAATAATATTAGTAGGGTCTTACTTACTCCAGATATTGTTTTAAAAAAATATAAAGAGCTTTATGATAAGCGCCAAATAGATTTAAAAAAACCTAAAAGACAATATGTTGGTGAGGATTACAGTCCTGAGGACTTAAACTAAAACATTTTCTATTTTTAATTTTTCTTTTCTAATTTAATTTAATCTAATTATTATTGTTTTTAATTGGATAGGGAAATTTCTTATAAAATTAATATATTAAATATTTCCTTTTAACTTAGTTGATTACAGAAATTTCTTATAAAATTTGTATATTAAAGCTTTCTTTTTCTGTTTAGTTTAATTTTTATATCATTTTTAATTGAATATATGAAATTGGCTAAATTCAATTGGTATAATTAAAACTATGCTTAAAAATAGGTTTAAAAAATTGGTTTTATAAATGATTCTAAAAATTAGATTTAAGAATTCAATTATTATAGTTAAAAGCAATTATTAAAAATTAGATTTAAGAATTCAATTATTATAGTTAAAAGCAATTATTAAAAATTAGATTTAAGAATTTGATTTTTATCTTTGGAGATAATTAAATATGAAAAAATAATTTATAATGTCTTTTTTATTGGTATTTAATGGATAATCTTATTAAAAAAATAAATAAAGAAGTTATAAAACATATTTATTTTTTTAAACAGTTCTTCTAATCAATTTAAGAATTTTAATTGCAAAATCTTCTCCTTTATCAATATCAACATTGTCTATAATGATTTTACCGTTTTTTGAAATGCTTATGTCTACATCTTCATTGCTGAATAGGATAAGACCACGATCATCGAAGTATTCAACATCACTAAATTCCTTGGATAAATGATTGATTGTCTCTTCAATATCTATTTCATAGGGAAGATTCTTTGTAAACATTACCTTATTATTCTTTGCTTGACATCCCCTATAGGTGTAAAGTTTCTCGTCATTATCTTTAATTTCGGTAATATTTATTCCAATCTTTTTAAATCCTATTGCTTTAAATTCATCCTCTATTAATTGTAATGTTTCAACATTTAATAATGGCTCAATATTATCAGTTTCAATAATAGCATAACTATTAAGTTTCCGAACTTTTACAATATCATTTTTTGTAATGTTTTCAACAATC from Methanobrevibacter boviskoreani JH1 carries:
- a CDS encoding amidohydrolase family protein, translating into MLTIENGLVLKGSNLDPVYENILIDDGVIIEISKEVKEGRTIDASGCIVSPSFLNAHVHIGDSIIKDEGDGLSLSQMVKPPNGIKHKALENAEPEDIVQAMKSSMKDMLSSGTTHFIDYREGGVEGVKLLRKASCNLPINPIILGRDNSFYGEDPDMNLVKRQLHKLLKYGDGVGLSGFGEISAEVSELISSECAKHNKISSIHTAESINAQNKSIEKTGLSEIQRAVDSSLDQVVHCTNPVGDDIKHLKEFNTSVVLCPRANATLNVGIPPIDDVLCENIHPLIGSDNIMLNAPNIMRDLEFSLKLARAYYRKYFNPKFFFEMATTNIYKSKKTNPRLYDVVGKTVIEEGSSPQLTILRKLSKNPYLSIINRTETKNILYVMNKNTLVDYSNNQNYND
- a CDS encoding zinc ribbon domain-containing protein codes for the protein MDLPPFPEKRPKGQIKHNKIDKSRIEGKLEFNHKINKFTIVKGDKKFGSFDTMTEAYLAKKILIENEWNPQSLKEFERIKESILHKDRKNKEPLKLGTYCPKCGNKVKENTVLCPFCGINIKEYKN
- a CDS encoding CBS domain-containing protein, whose translation is MLIKRIVSKNVVSVSVPGNRHKALELMKKEDVSVVPVTKGDTKKVIGILTRSDLINNPDEEQIALLMSRKLVTAKPNEEVSVVAKRMLDNNVRRVPVVNDDDELVGIITSYDLVTSALAKLDVSIPVEDFMITNVPTTWDEAPLNVAFESMKFFGLKSILALNSNCKLTGILTETDFIAESEIISERTEHSSTVGTEGDKWSWDSTSILYIEKNHLKFTNKLVKDVATSNVATANSKTKVSDCAKKMKELNIEQIPVTDVDGEILGLVRASDLMKALIDAE
- a CDS encoding universal stress protein; this encodes MYKKILLPTDGSKYSENAEQHALFLAEKSGAEIIALSVIENGFSIGLPSDDTIYEINQMLKEETKQNLKRVEEIRDEVDSSIKVTSLVKEGSPAAVILDVAEDEDVDLIVIGSSGKTGFDRFLMGSVASKVVKSAKCSVLVVN